The Candidatus Hydrogenedentota bacterium genome contains the following window.
ATTCACTCCCCACAATCTGCTCTGTTTTATACCTCAAGATATGCCTGAACGGGCCAAACACCAGGGCATGGGCATCTTGCCCATGCTCCTAAACCCCTGTCATTGACCCGCACGGGCGGGACGCACGTGCCACGTGTTTATCATGGTCCCGCACGGGCGGGACGCACGTGCCACGTGGGGCAGTCATTTTACTTCGAGGCTGATGTCGTCCAGATAGAAGACGCCGGGTGCGTCGGCGTGGGCGACGAAGCCGAGCCAGTCGACGCGGTTGAAGGCCGGGTTGCCGCAGGCGAGACCCGGGAAGACCTGTTCCGCGCCGTCGGTTTGGGTCACCTTGAGATCCCATGCGCCGTTGGCCTGGCGTCCGAGCGAACAGGTGATTTCGAGGCGGAACCATTGTCCCACGGGCACGTTGGCGACGGGCGCGCCCTTCACGCTGAGGCCGCCCGCGCCGTCGAACCAGAGGCTCGGCCCCACGCGGTAGGGTTCGCGGCTGTCGCGCCACTCGATGTAGAAAGCCGTCCCCTGCTCGATGCGCAGCGCGCATTTGCCGACGGCGACGCCCGCGCGCGCGCCGGGCTGGTAGACGAGGTGCGGATTGAACGCATGAGCGAGTCCGGGCCGGTCCACGCATTTGAGGCTGCGCGCGCCGGACGCGGCGGTTTCGTCCGTGACGCGGATTTGCGCCTCGCCTTCTTCGCCGTTGGTCGTGGCGACGTTCGCGACCGCGCCGATGTCGGTGGACTCGAAGTCATCGGCGAAGGACACCGGCGCCGGCGGCGCCGGCGGCGTGAACGGCAGGCACGGCGACCCGCCGGCCTTTTTCACCCACGCCGCTTCGCCGTAGAGGCCGACCTTGTCCATGTTGATGGGCCTGAAACCGAGCGCAAGCGCGGGCGACTCGGCCTGGAGCGCGAAATTGCCGCCGAGCAGGTCGACGAACAGCGGGTCGGCGATTTGCGAGTCCGTATCGAATCCGGCGGCGCGCCATTCGTCGAAGGTCTTCCCGGCAAACTCGATTTCCGCGCCGGAAGTGTCCCAGTAGACATTCCGGTTCATGCGGTAATTGCCGTTCGACCAGTTGCTGCCGAGCAGGCGGCCATTGCTGAAGTAGACGATGTTGTTCTCAAAGAAAAACGAGATGTGTTCCTCCTGGCGCGACCGGATGACCTGCTCCGTCTCCGAGAAAGCGAAGATATTGTTGCGCACGATATTTTCCTTGCCGTAATGCTGGTGGAAACCGCCGGTGCGCGTATGGACCACGACGTTGTTCTCCAGCACGATGCCCGAACTGCCCTCGTCCGTGTAGAGACCCCAGCCGCCGTAGAGTTTCGGGTGACAGAGCACGTCGTGAATGTAATTGCCGCGCAGGACCGTGCCCGGCGAGATGCCGAGCGTGTAGATGCCGCCCATGTCGCCGAGCTGGCCCTTGCCGATGTCGTGGATGTGGTTGTATTCGATGATGTTGTGGTGCGCGGAACTCGGCGCATAGCCCCAGGACCAGCCCACGGACATGCCGGAGTAGCGGAAGTCGCCCACGTCATTGCGCGAGACGCGGTTGTAGGAGCTTCGGCCAATCCACACGCCCACTGCCTCGCGGAAGATGCGCCCGCCGTCGTGGAGACAGCAGTTGTCGACCGTGTTGCGCTCGGCCGCTTCCAGTTGCGAGGCCGGGTCCGCGCCCTCGCCGATGCGCACGCCGCCGCCGCCGAGATCGAAGGCTTCGCACTGGCGCATCCAGCAGTCCTTGCTGCCGTGATGGAACCAGACGGCATACGTACCCACGTGCGCGATGGCACACTCCTGCAAGCCGCAAGACCGCGCGCCGGTCATCTCGATGGCACCGGGCACGGTGAAGGCCGCCTGCGCGTCGCTGTGCCCTTCCGGCTCGATGGGCCATTCGCCATATTCAAAGCGCAGCCCGCGGAAATAGATGCGCTCGACAAACTCGCCCTGCGCGGCGTCGCCTTCGACCAGCAGGAATTGCCGAGCTACCGGCGCGACGACTTCCGCCGCGTTCATGTCCTCGCCGGGCATCGGCATATAATACAGCTTGCCCGCGGCGCGGTCCAGATACCATTCGCCGGGCGCGTCCAGCCCTTCACGCAAATGCTCGATGAAATACCACTGGTCGGCGCGCCAGCGCGCGAAGGGCCATCGGGCCGGGCCGGTGAACTCGACGACGCGATTGTCCCAATCGATGTTTTTCACGCGCAACAACGAGGTTGCCCACGCATGAAAGACAACGAATACCGCGTTCTGCAGGCCGGGCCACTGCTGCATATCGCCCTCGCGGAAGCGGAACTTCGTCGCGCTTGCCTCCTCCTTGCCCGAAGTGGCGCTGAGTTCCATCACGGGCCCGTCAATGCTAAAAAAGTCCGTGTCCGGCGGGAAATCGCCCGCGGGATTGGCGCAGTTCGGCGTGCGCGCCGGCTGGCGCCGTTCCCCATTGACCCAAAGCGCGCTGAAATCCCAGCGGCCCTCGCGCACATCCGGCAGATCCGCGCTCCAGACGCCGCCATCCTGCGTCCAGCCCGTGACGACGCGACCGCCGTGCAGGACAGGCTTCTCGCTCCGGTACGCGGTATAAATAACGGGCCCGTTCGGGCCGCCGGAATCCTCGGGCGCGAAGCGGATCGGTTCGGCGACTGGGTAGACGCCTTCCCGCACGAATACCATAATCGGGTAGTCCTTCGGCAGCGTGCGCACGACGTCGCGCGCGTGCTGAATAGTTGCGAAGGGCCCGTCCGTTCCATCGCGCGACGGCTCCGCGATGCGGCCCGACCACGCGTCATTGCCCTTGGGCGAGACGAAGAGGGACACATCGGCCTGCGCGGCAAACGCGGCCAGCAGGGCACAGGCGCAGCAAAAGCAGAAGTGGCGTGGATTTCCTCGCGAGCGCATTGGCGTTCTCCCTTGCGTTGAATGGCGGCGCCGCGGGTTTCCCGCGACGCGGCGAATCAGTATACTACGCGCGCAGGCGCGCCTCCATTGAGGCGCCGGTCCCGACAACAAACGGGGAGAACGCAACGATGGGCCACCGTGTGAATCCAGACAAGGAATATCGTCTGCTTCAGCGCCGTCTTGACAGCATGGTGACCGGCGCGCCGGACTCCCCCACGCTCATGCAGATTCTACGGCTGCTCTATACGCCCGAAGACGCGCATCTGGCGCGCCGCATCCCCGCGAAGCCGACCCGGCTCGACACGCTTGCGCAGAAACTGGAGACGCCGGTTGACGAACTCGACGCGCGCGTCACCGATATGGCCGCACGCGGTCTCATGATGGATTTCATGTACAAGAACCGGCGTTACGTCATGCTGCCGCCGATCGTGGTCGGTTTTTTCGAGTTCGTGTTCATGCGCGCCCGCGACGGCATGCCCATGGCCGAACTGGCGCGCCTTTTCGACTCCTACATGAACGAAGACGGCCATTTCGGCCGCGCGGTGTTTCAAGGCCAGACGCAGATCGGCCGGGCGCTCGTCCGCGAAGACGCGCTACCGGAGGGCGACCATGCCGAAATCCTCGACTGGGAGCGCGCCAGCCGCCTGCTGAGTTCCGCCTCGGCTCTTGGCGTATCCTTGTGCGCGTGCCGCCACAAGCAACTGCACCTTGGCAAAGCCTGCGACCGGCCGCTGGAGGTCTGCCTCACGCTGGACTCCGCCGCCGAATCCATGGCGCGCGCGGGCATCGCGCGCCCGATTTCGAATGACGAAGGCGTGCGCATCCTCGAACAGTGCCGGGAAGCGGGCCTCGTGCAGATCGGCGACAACGTGCAGCACGGCGTCACATACATGTGCAACTGCTGCGGCTGCTGCTGCGGCATGTTGAAGGCCATCAACACGCTCGGGCTGCCCCACGCCGTCGTCACGTCCAATTGGATCATGGAAGTCGACCCCGAAAAGTGCAAAGGCTGCGGACGCTGCGTCAAGGCTTGCCCGATTAATGCCGTCCACTTGCAGGAGGTCGATGGCGTCGCCCGCAAGCGGAAGCGCGCGATCTGTAATGAAGAACTCTGCCTGGGCTGCGGCGTGTGTTATCAGGCCTGCAAATCGGGCGGCATCCGGCTCAAGCCGCGCGCGCAACGCGTGCTGACGCCCGAGACAACCTTCGACCGCGTCGTGCGCATGGCCATCGAGCGCGGCAAACTGGCGCAACTCATCTTCAGCGATCCGGAAAGCCTGACGCACCGCTCGCTGGGCCGCATGTTGGGCATCCTGGAAAATTCGCCGCCCTGGAAAGCGGCCATGGCCATCAAGCCGCTGCGCTCCGCATTTCTCAACCGCATGATCCGCCTGGCCGGGACATGAGGAACCACGCGACCGTGGCGCCGGGCATACGAGTCACTGGTCTTGTCAACGGGCGCATCCGGAAAAACGTATGCAGAAAAGGCCAGTGACGCGGCTGTTTTGGAGCCGGGCATGTTCCTTATACTATCGCCCTGT
Protein-coding sequences here:
- a CDS encoding right-handed parallel beta-helix repeat-containing protein, which codes for MRSRGNPRHFCFCCACALLAAFAAQADVSLFVSPKGNDAWSGRIAEPSRDGTDGPFATIQHARDVVRTLPKDYPIMVFVREGVYPVAEPIRFAPEDSGGPNGPVIYTAYRSEKPVLHGGRVVTGWTQDGGVWSADLPDVREGRWDFSALWVNGERRQPARTPNCANPAGDFPPDTDFFSIDGPVMELSATSGKEEASATKFRFREGDMQQWPGLQNAVFVVFHAWATSLLRVKNIDWDNRVVEFTGPARWPFARWRADQWYFIEHLREGLDAPGEWYLDRAAGKLYYMPMPGEDMNAAEVVAPVARQFLLVEGDAAQGEFVERIYFRGLRFEYGEWPIEPEGHSDAQAAFTVPGAIEMTGARSCGLQECAIAHVGTYAVWFHHGSKDCWMRQCEAFDLGGGGVRIGEGADPASQLEAAERNTVDNCCLHDGGRIFREAVGVWIGRSSYNRVSRNDVGDFRYSGMSVGWSWGYAPSSAHHNIIEYNHIHDIGKGQLGDMGGIYTLGISPGTVLRGNYIHDVLCHPKLYGGWGLYTDEGSSGIVLENNVVVHTRTGGFHQHYGKENIVRNNIFAFSETEQVIRSRQEEHISFFFENNIVYFSNGRLLGSNWSNGNYRMNRNVYWDTSGAEIEFAGKTFDEWRAAGFDTDSQIADPLFVDLLGGNFALQAESPALALGFRPINMDKVGLYGEAAWVKKAGGSPCLPFTPPAPPAPVSFADDFESTDIGAVANVATTNGEEGEAQIRVTDETAASGARSLKCVDRPGLAHAFNPHLVYQPGARAGVAVGKCALRIEQGTAFYIEWRDSREPYRVGPSLWFDGAGGLSVKGAPVANVPVGQWFRLEITCSLGRQANGAWDLKVTQTDGAEQVFPGLACGNPAFNRVDWLGFVAHADAPGVFYLDDISLEVK
- a CDS encoding 4Fe-4S binding protein, which encodes MGHRVNPDKEYRLLQRRLDSMVTGAPDSPTLMQILRLLYTPEDAHLARRIPAKPTRLDTLAQKLETPVDELDARVTDMAARGLMMDFMYKNRRYVMLPPIVVGFFEFVFMRARDGMPMAELARLFDSYMNEDGHFGRAVFQGQTQIGRALVREDALPEGDHAEILDWERASRLLSSASALGVSLCACRHKQLHLGKACDRPLEVCLTLDSAAESMARAGIARPISNDEGVRILEQCREAGLVQIGDNVQHGVTYMCNCCGCCCGMLKAINTLGLPHAVVTSNWIMEVDPEKCKGCGRCVKACPINAVHLQEVDGVARKRKRAICNEELCLGCGVCYQACKSGGIRLKPRAQRVLTPETTFDRVVRMAIERGKLAQLIFSDPESLTHRSLGRMLGILENSPPWKAAMAIKPLRSAFLNRMIRLAGT